Proteins from a single region of Haloterrigena alkaliphila:
- a CDS encoding MOSC domain-containing protein: MAGLERLRVYPVKGLDGIDREAAAVLEGGTLARDREFALFDDEGEVLNGNRTDRVHDLRTDFDPETGELEITAPDGEVVRFDLETEADRGRAEGWFGDFFDADLTLERDRELGYVDRREMGPSVISTATLETVADWFDDEGMTVDGARRRLRANVEIGGVEPFWVDRFVGADAPTFEVGGVRFEGVTPCGRCVVPQRDPETGEPIPEFRQRFIEKRRETFPDWVDEEAFDHYYTVMLIARVPESDRGATLRVGDPVDVVD, encoded by the coding sequence ATGGCAGGACTCGAGCGACTCAGGGTCTACCCAGTCAAGGGACTCGACGGCATCGACCGCGAGGCGGCCGCCGTCCTCGAGGGCGGCACCCTCGCGCGCGACCGGGAGTTCGCCCTGTTTGACGACGAGGGAGAAGTGCTCAACGGGAATCGAACCGACCGCGTTCACGACCTGCGGACCGATTTCGACCCGGAAACCGGCGAACTCGAGATCACGGCACCGGACGGCGAGGTCGTTCGCTTCGACCTCGAGACCGAGGCGGATCGCGGCCGCGCCGAGGGCTGGTTCGGCGACTTCTTCGACGCGGACCTGACGCTCGAGCGCGACCGGGAACTCGGATACGTTGATCGCCGCGAGATGGGGCCGTCGGTGATCAGCACCGCGACGCTCGAGACGGTCGCGGACTGGTTCGACGACGAGGGCATGACCGTCGACGGCGCCCGTCGGCGCCTGCGGGCGAACGTCGAGATCGGCGGCGTCGAGCCGTTCTGGGTGGACCGATTCGTCGGCGCGGACGCACCGACGTTCGAGGTCGGCGGCGTCCGCTTCGAGGGCGTCACCCCCTGCGGTCGCTGCGTCGTTCCCCAGCGCGACCCCGAGACGGGCGAGCCGATCCCCGAGTTCCGGCAGCGATTTATCGAGAAGCGCCGAGAGACGTTTCCGGACTGGGTCGACGAGGAGGCGTTCGACCACTACTACACGGTGATGCTCATCGCTCGAGTGCCGGAATCGGACCGCGGGGCGACGCTTCGCGTCGGAGACCCGGTCGACGTCGTCGACTAA